In the Streptomyces spororaveus genome, GCTGCAGTCGGCAGGTGCCGAGCGCGGCCAGCGCCGACCAGCGCTCGGGCACCGGCAGCGAAGCGAAGCCGGGATGCGTCAGGACGGCCTCCCAGGCCTCGGCGTGCACGTCCGGGTCGGAGTCCGGCGGCAGGCTCATGGCATGGTCGAAGAGCTCGCTCAGCACGGTGGGGGACCTCCGGAAGGGGCGCCGGGCGGTGTGCCGGGCGCAGCGCCGGGCGCGGGCGGATCGGTGAAGAGGAGCTCGGGTCGGCGGGATCCGGCGGAGAGGTACGTGGTGAGCCGCCGCCCCGCCCGGTACTCCGCGAGCGGATGCTCCGGGAGGGGAAGGCGCAGGGCCCCGTAGAGCTGTTGCCGGTACAGGTCGAAGCAGGATTCGACGACGTCCCCGTGCAGGCGTGCGGCGGACAGCAGGAAGCCGTGGTAGGCCGTGGCGGCGAGGACCAGGGACAGCGGGACCGCCCACAGGGTCCACACCGACCACACGCAGCTCAGGACCGCGCAGGCCCACACCTGCGCGGTGAGGTGCACCGACCGGCGGGAGGCGACGACCTCGTTCCTGGTGGCGTCCGGGAGGAGCAGCCACAGCCGGGGCCAGCAGACGACCGGGTCCAGCCCGTAGTGGGCGCGGATCCGGTCCTCCGAGGCCCGCAGGACGTTGCCGAACCGCGTGGGCATCCGGCGCCGGGGATCGAAGGGGACCGACCGCACGCGCCGGGCGAGGCTGCCGCGCTCCGCGAGTGACTCGGCGTCGAGCGAGTCGGCGGGGCGGGCGGCGAGCGGACGCAGGGCCGCGATGTCGGCGTCGGCGCGGCGGCCGAGCCGCTCGCGCAGCCGGCGCCGCGGGCCCGGGAGGACCCAGTACCCCTCCAGGCCGCGGACGAGCGGATGGACGAAGAACTGCAGCAGCAGCCCGGAGAACGTCAGCAGCAGCAACACCCCCACCACCGCGGCCGCTTGCAGGAGGGCCGGCAGCTCGGTCAGCCCCGCCGTCCACTGCTTCGCCGCACCCGCCCAGCCGAGACGCTGCACCGTGGGCCATCCCACGCCGCGCAGCCAGGCGCCGAGCCCGGCCAGCCAGAACAGACAGGCCGGCGAGAACAGCGCGGCCAGCCAGCGCTCGGAGAGCTTCCCGCCCAGTCCCTTCCAGAAGTCATTCAGCACCGGGCTGCCATCCCGCCGGCCGGTACGTCAGCCCGCTCCCGTCGTTCGGGCAGCGCTCGGGCAGGGGGGTGGGGTCCTGGACGTCGAGCACGGGATACGCGTAGTCGCACCGTGCGCACACCACCCGGTCGAAATCGGCGAAGGCGTCCCCGCCCAGCCCCATGTACGAACGCCCGTCGCCCCGCTCCCCGTCGCCCGTGCCGTTCTCGCCGGTCGCCGCCGCGACCGGCTGCCGCCGCCCCCCGGCCGCGTCGGTCTCGTGTTCCCGTGCCAACAGAACCGTGCCCCCGTTCCGTGCCCTGCCCCACCCGGTTCTGGTCCAGCACACCGCCGAACGGGGCCGCTGTCCAGAGGGCCGGACGGGGGACCCGGTGGCGGCCCGGGAAAATTCCCCGAAGAATTTTCCCGGAGCTGTCGATCCGGGCGTCTCCCGTTCGACGCAGGGGTGAGAGGCGGGGACAGCCCCCGCCCTCCCGACCCGACCGAGGAGTCACCATGCCGCGCTTCCTGACGATGATCCGCATCGACGAGCAGGACCTGCCCAGCGACGAGTTCCCGCCCGAGTTCGAGCAGCGCATGGGCGCGCTGCTGGAGGAGATCACCAAGGCCGGGGTCATGCTCGACACCGCCGGGCTGCTCCCCACCTCCGAAGGGACCCGCCTCAGCTGGTCCGGCGGGAAGATCAGCTACACCGACGGCCCCTTCACCGAGACCAAGGAGGTCGTGGGCGGCTACTCCCTCACCCAGTGCAAGGACAAGGCCGAGGCCATCGAGTGGACCCGGCGGTTCCTTGAGATCCACCCGGTGGAGTGGAAGGTGAGCGCCGAGGTCCGCGAGATCCAGGAGATGTGATCCCGGCCCGCCCGCGCCGCGTTTGCCCTGCCTCGTCACGGCTGCTCTGATGGGTGGCCGTGACGGCAGTGAGTGCGGCCCAGGCGGTCGAAGCGGTGTTCAGGATCGAGTCCGCGCGGATCATCGCCTGTGCCGCCCGCGTCGTGCGGGACGTCGGCATCGCCGAGGAGATCGCCCAGGACGCCCTCGTCGCGGCGCTGGAGCAGTGGCCGCAGGAAGGGGTCCCGGCCCGGCCGGGCGCCTGGCTCATGACCACCGCCAGGCACCGCGCGATCGATCTCGTCCGCCGCAAGGAGACCTACGCGCGCAAGCTCGCGGAGGTCGGCCGGAGCTTGGAGGACGTGCCACCGCCCGCCGAGCCGGCCGACCCCGAGGACATCGACGACGACCTGCTGCGCCTGATCTTCACCTCCTGCCACCCCGTCCTCGCCACCGAGGCCCGCATCGCGCTCACCCTGCGCCTGATGGGAGGGCTGACCACCCAGGAGATCGCCCGCGCCTTCCTCACCTCCGAGGCCACCGTCGCCCAGCGCATCGTCCGGGCGAAGCGGTCCCTGGCGAAGGCGGGGGTCCCCTTCGAGGTCCCGTACGGCGCCGACCGCGACGCACGGCTCGCCTCGGTCCTGGAGGTGATCTACCTCGTCTTCAACGAGGGGTACTCGGCCACCGCCGGGGACGACCTCGTCCGCCCCGCCCTGTGCGAGGACGCCCTGCGCCTGGCCCGCGTCCTGGCCGCCCTGGTGCCCGGGGAGCCCGAGGCGCACGGCCTGGCCGCGCTGCTGGAGTTCCAGGCCTCCCGGATCGCCACCCGCACCGGCCCCGACGGGGAACCGGTGCTGCTCGCCGACCAGAACCGGTCCCGGTGGAACCGCATGCTCATCCACCGGGGCGCCCGGGAGCTGGGCCGGGCGGGGAACGGCCCGTACTCCGTCCAGGCCGCGATCGCCGGCTGCCACGCGGCGGCGGTCCGGTACGAGGACACGGACTGGCCGAGGATCGCCGCGCTCTACGGGCGCCTCGTCCGGCTGGTCCCGTCGCCGGTGGTCGAGCTCAACCGGGCGGTGGCCGTCTCGATGGCCGAGGGCCCGGAAGCGGCCCTGCCGCTGGTCGACGCCCTGGCCGCGGAACCGGCCCTGCGCGCCTACCACTTGCTGCCGAGCGTACGGGGAGACCTGCTGGAGCGGCTGGGCCGGACCGAGGAGGCCCGCGCGGAGTTCGAACGGGCGGCCTCCCTCACGCGCAACGCGCGGGAACGCACCCTGCTGCTGGGACGCGCGGCCCGCCTCTGAGAGGCGCGACGGTCCGAGGACGGCCACGGATCCGCCCCCCTCGCCGACCCGCGTCCTGGCCCGGATCCTCCTCGGCCTCCCGACCCGCGCGGGCCCGCTCGTCCTCCTCGGCCACCGGGCTGTGGCTCAGCCGAGGCGGGCGAAGCCGGCGACGTCCAGCGGGGTCCCTACGGGCCGCCGCGGCGCGGTCAGCGCGACGGGCCTGCGGAATCCGCCGGACCGGGTGATCTCCTGCACGGTGAGGCGCAGTGCCTCCTGGAAGTCGCCCATGGTCCGGCGGGCCGCCGGGGTGTCGACGTAGAGGGAGTTCATGTGCAGCCCCTCCGTGTCCCGCTGGAACCACGAACAGGCCCCGTTGGCGCGCGCCGACCACACGTGGGTGGTGGGCCGCCACTCGTCGTGGCGCTCGGCTCCGGGGCACTTGCGCATGTCGATGTACGAGAAGAAGTTCACCGGATACGGCCAGGAACGGGCCGCGAACTCCTCGGGTGCCAGCAACTCCCAGGCCCGCACGAACGGCACGTCGAGATGGCTCATCATCTCGCTGAAGCCGGCCCGGACGGAGGACATGACCTGGGCGAAGTCCCGGCCGGGCGAGGCGTCGAACTCGATGGGCAGGGTGTTGACGAACCAGCCCACCGAATGCGCCCAGGTCTCCCGGCCACGCTCGCTGACCGGCATCAGGCCGCGGTAGACGCCCGGGCCGCCGGCCTCGCGCAGACAGACCGCGACCGAGGCGAGCACCCCCATGAACGGCTTGCCGTCGGCCGCCAGACACGTCTTCTCGAACACCTCGGCCTCGGCGGCGTCCAGGAGGGTGGAGGCCTCGTTGACGATCGGGTACATCCGGCCCGGCTCGACCCCCAGGTCGAGGGGGAAGCGCGGGAAGAACTCACCGGCCTGCCCCATGAACGCCTTCCAGTAGTGCAGGCGTTCGTCGCGGGCGTCGATGGACAGGTAGCGGCGGCGCTGTTCCTCGGCGAAGTCGAGGTAGCTGGGGGCGGGCGGCAGTTCGACGTCCTCGCCGCGGCACAGGGCCTCGTAGCCCATCGACACCTCGCGGGCCACGATCGGCATCGACATGCCGTCGCAGACGATGTGGTCGAAGGCGAGGTAGACCGTCGCGGAGTCCTCGCGCACCACCGCACCCATGACGAACAGCGGCCAGGAGAGGGTGTCGATGCTCCGCTTGAACCGCTCGACGAGGAATCCGCGCAGCAGGTCGGAGGTCTCGAACGCGCCCACCTGCCGGGGCTCGAGGGACAGTCCGGCGGGGTCGAACGGCTCACAGGCCACCTCGCCCGCCAGACGGCGGAACGCGCACCGCAGGACCTCGTGCCGCTGCACGAAGGAGAGCAGGGACTGCGCCAGGGCCTGCTCGTCCAGCGGACCGGCCACCTCGAAGGTCACCGCGACCCAGGACGCGACCGGGTCGTCGGCGGCCCTGCTCTCCTCGGCGACGGTGAAGTGCTTGTCCTGGTTGAACGATGCCTTCCTGCCCACCGGGTCACCCGTGTCGGCGGCCTCCGCCGCCGTGGACCCGAGCCGCCACTCCACCACACGGCCGGGTGCCATGTGGTGCATCTCCAGAGGAAACTGCCGCATTCCGTCATCCCTTCGCCCCCGAGTCAACCCCCAGGCCCTAACGACCTCCGGCCCGGGGAGGTGACGAATTCGCTCGGGCCGGGCCGGGGTGGGGGTGTCGGCGGGCGTTCACGGGGAGTTCAGGCGGACGGCGTCAGAGGCACGGCCCCTGTTCGGTGTGCAGGGCCGAAGCGATCGTCATCCCGGCCGACGGACGGTCAGGGCACCAGCTCCACCATCACGGCACGCGGCAGCGAGGGGTTGCCCGCCGCTTCCTCCGCCACCCATCGGTCCTCGTCGGCGAGCAGCCCGGTGATGGCCTCGGGCGGCAGCGCCGGGTGGGCGGCGGCCAGCGGCCGGGACGTCCGGTCCGCCAGGCAGGCGAGCAGGGCCGGGCCGGTCGCGTGGGGGTGCTTGGCGACCTCCTTCAGCGCCCTCCGTACCCCCGGCCGATGCTGCGTCAGGTGCTCCAGCAGGGCACCGGACGCGTCCGGGTTGGCGGCCACCGCGGCGAGGACCTGCACCCCGTGCCGCGCGACCATGGCGCGCAGCAGCTCCTCGGACAGGCCCGGGTGCGCAGCGACGGCCCTGACCACGGACGCGGCCGGATCGACCGCCAGCGCGTCACGCAGATGCGCGGGCAGGTCGCGCCGCTGCGCCACGAGCATCCGTACGGCCGCGTGGCGGGACCCGGCCAGCTCGGTGAGTTCGGCGGGGGTGGCGGCGGCGACCCGGGGCAGCGGGTTCCAGGCGGCCCGGTCGCCGACGACCAGCTCGGTCAGCAGATCGAGCGGCGCGCGCGGATGCTCCGCGACGGCGCGCCGTACCTCGATCTCCGGATCGGCGGCCAGGACGCGGATCAGCTCCTGGCCGATCCCGGGGTTGCGCGCGTACGCGGCCCGGACCCCGTCATTCGGGTCGGCGGCCAGTCGGGCGTAGAGCGCCTGTGGCAGATCGGTGCGCTCGGACAGCGCCCATTGCAGGGGAAGTTCGGGGTCCTCGGCCAGGGCGAGGACGGCTTCGAGCGGGGTGGTGGGATTGAACGCCACCGCGATGCGGACCCGGGGGTCCGGGTGGCGGGCGAGGCGGGCGGTGACGGGTGAATCCGTCCAGCGGGCCACTTCCTCCACCACCTCCACATCCGGGTCGGCGGCGAGCAGGTCCACGACGTCGGACGGCAGGCCGGGGCAGGAGGCCAGCTTCCAGCGGATCCCGGAGTCCGGGTGCGCCGCGAGGAGGCGGGGCCATTCGGGGTGCCCGCGGCCCTCGTCGATCAGGGCGACGGCCGCGTACGGCCAGGACATGGGATCCACGTCGGCGGCGGTGAGCGTCCCCCTGTAGGCGAGGGGCACCGCGGTGCTCCTCGCGTACGCGGCGAGCGCCAGCACCTGGTCGCGGCGCAGACCGGTGCGGCCGGTCAGATCGTGGAGCAGCTCGTCGGCGTAGTCCCGTTCGGTGTCGGGCCCGGTGCCCGCCTCCTCCAGCGCGCGCGTCAGCAGTCGGTCGACCAGTTCGGGCGGCAGCGCCGGATTGGCGGCCAGTCCGCAGAGGAGGTGGTTCAAGGGCGCTCTCCGGCCGGTGTGCGGGGCGAGGCGGCTGCAGCGGTCAGAGCGGCGGCCAACGCCCGGGTGTGGGGGTGCGGGCGTCGCCGCCGGGGGAGGACCAGCCCGATGTGCCGCGCGGGACGCGGGGGTTCGATGCGGACCGCGGTCGACTCCCCGGTCGGGGAGAGCGAGACGTGCGGGACCAGGGAGACCCCGACCCCTGCCGCGACCAGGGTCTGCGCGAAGAAGTAGTCGGTGGTGGAGGCCGCCACCCGGAGGTCGAATCCGGCGAGCTCCGCGTACCGGCGCAGGAAGGCCTCCGTCCTGAGGCAGCCCAGCACCCAGCGGTCGGCCCCCAGTTCGGCCAGGTCCACCGAGGGCCGGTCCGCGAGGCGGTGGCCGGGCGGCAGCACCAGCCACAGCGGATCCTCCATCAGCGGAACCCAGTCGAGCCCCGGGCGCTCACCCGGGCGCACCGGCGGCGGTCCGTCGAAGCGGTAGGCCAGTGCGAGATCGGCCGCGCCGGCGCGCACCATCGCCGCCGCGCCGTCCGGCTCGCTCTCCAGCACCGTCAGTTCCACCTCCGGATGCGCCTCCACGAACCCGGTCAGCGCCGCCGGCAGCAGGTGCCGGCCCCCGCTGGTGAAGGTGGCGACGGTGAGGCGCGGCCGCTCCGCCGTGAGCCGGTCGATGGCGTGGCGGACCTGGTCCAGTTCGGCGGATATGGACTCGGCCGCCTCGACCAGCAGCCGTCCGGGTTCGGTGAGGGTGACCCCGCGCGTGCTGCGCACCGCGACCGGGTGGCCGACCGCGCGCTCCAGGGCCGCGATGTGCTGCGAGACGGCCGACGGTGTCAACAGCAGGGCACCCGCGGCCCGGTTGAAGCTGCCGTGCTCGGCCACCGCCCGGAGGACGCGCAGCCGGTGCACATCGATCATCAGTTTTCCTTACGATCCGTTCAGCGGCTGGTCGGTTCCGCTGGAGGACCATACAGCGGCACAGTCGCACGCATGAAGCGAATTCTTGTCGTCGGCGGCAGCCGGTACTTCGGAAAGACCCTGGTCACCCGGGCGCGCGAGGCGGGGGACGAGGTGACCGTCCTCAACCGGGGCTCCGGCGCACCACCTCGCGGTGTGGAGCGCCTGGTCGCCGACCGCGACGACGAGGAAGCGCTGCGGGCGGCGCTGGGCGGGCGCGACTTCGACGTGGTCGTGGACCAGGTCTGCTACACACCGCTCCAGGCCGCCGTCGCCCGGCGGGTGTTCGCCGGGCGGACCGGGCGCTACGTCATGACTTCGACGATGGAGGTCTACGACCCGGCCACGCTCCCCGCCGGTCCTGCCGACCCCGACCCCGTTCCGGTCACCGAGGCTTCGCTCGACCCCGCGCGGCTGCCGCTCGCGGCGGCGGCGGTCCGTACGTCCGGGCCCCGGCCCGCGTACGTCTACGCCGAGGGAAAGCGGCAGGCCGAGGCCGTCTTCCTGCGGGACCCGGTATTCCCGTACGTCAGCGTGCGCGCCGCGCACGTCCTCGGCGGCGGCCCGGCGGAGTTCACCGGGCGGCTCGCGCACTACGTGGAGCGGATCGGCGCCGGGACCCCCGTCGACGTCCACGAAGCCCCGTACGCCACCTCGTTCATCCATCACCACGAGATGGCCGGATTCCTGCAGTGGGCGGCGGACGAGACCTTCACCGGGCCCGTCAACGCCGCCTCGCACGGCGCGACCGACGTGATCGCGCTCTGCGAGGCGGTCGCGGCGCGGGCCGGGAGGCGGCCGCGGTACCGGGTGGTCGGGCCGGGGGCCGCCGCCTCGCCCTTCTCCTTCGACCGCGCCTACGCCCTGGACAGCGGCCGGGCCTCGGCCCTGGGCTTCGGCTTCGGCCGCGTCGCCGACTGGCTGCCCGGGGCGATCGACGAGGTCCCGCGCGCCGCGGGCTGACGGGGTCACTGGTCTCCGACGCGCCGCTCCAAGGGAGTTGCTACCGAAGAGTTGCTCACACTGAAGGTCACGCTGCCGGCCCGGTAGCGGTCGTCGGACCACTCGATCGGGCGGCCGGTGGCCGTGGCGGAGACGTGCCGCTGGCGCAGCAGCGGGCTACCGCGCCGGATCTGGAGCAGCCGGGCGTCCTCGCTGCCGGCCGGAAGCGCGTCGATGAGGTGCTCTCCGTAGTGGGCGGTGACCCCCGAGCCCTCGGCCAGACTGTCCATGACGGAGCGGCAGTCCACCGGCAGCGCCTCGACGGCCGCCGCGACCCAGTCGGCGTAGGCGGTCCGCTCCACCATGGTCGGCTCCCCGTCGAGCAGCCGCAGCCGCAGGACGGCCAGGATCTCCGTGCCCGGGGCCAGCGCGAGCCGGTCCGCCTCCTCGGCCGTCGCGGGCCTGCGGGCGCGGGACAGGAAGCGGCTGGCGGCCCGGTGCCCGAGCCCCTCGGCCCACTGGGCGAAGCTGTTCAGCTCGCCGAAGCTGTGCCGGCGCTCCCGGCGCAGGACGATGCGCCGCGCGCCCTGGCGGGAACCGATCAGACCCTCCGCGGCGAGGGTGGCGACGGCCTGGCGGACCGTCCCGCGCGATGCGGACCAGCGCGTCGCCAGGTCGCTCTCCGAGGGCAGGTGCGCCCCCACCGGGAGCTCGCCCGAGAGGATCGCCCGCCGCAGCGCCTCGGCGATCTCCAGGTACCTGGCCGTGCCCGCGCTCGTACTCATGCCTTCCGCCCCCTGTTCGCCGTGTGCCGGCGGTGCTGTGCCGCAACCGCCGTGCACCGTCTCACATGATCATTCCAACAGGTTCTGTCACGGCTTCTTCCGGTCATTCTTCTCTCTTCGTCGAGCCGTGCTCCCGGAGACAGGCGCCGTTCACCGTCCGTACAGCGGGCCCGGGCGAACTGGAGCCAACTTGTTCAGACAAGTGAACCCATCCTCGTCTCTGGGAGAGACCGTGCTCAGTTCCTCCGCCCGTCGCGGTGCGGCCGTTCTGCTCAGCGCCGCCGTACTCACCACACTCAGCGCGTGCGGTGCCGCACCCGACCCGAAGTCCGGCGGCGCCGACGGCGCCAAGAACGGCGTGCAGCCGGGCGCCGCGACCTCGGTCGCCGACTTCGGCTCCTTGGAGGCCCTCGCCGCCGCCGCGCAGAAGGAGGGCGAGCTCAACGTGATCGCGCTCCCGCCGGACTGGGCGAACTACGGCGAGATCATCAAGGCCTTCGAGGCCAAGTACAAGATCAAGGTGAACAGCGAGAACCCGGACGCATCCAGCTCCGACGAGATCGCCGCCGTCAAGTCCCGCAAGGGCCAGAAGCGCGCCCCCGACGTCCTGGACCTCGGGATCGCCTTCGCCCGCAGCGGCGCGGCCGAGAACCTCTTCGCCCCCTACAAGGTCACCGCCTGGGACAAGATCCCCGCCGCCCAGAAGGACGCCGACGGCCGCTGGACCAACGACTACGGCGGCTACGTCTCCATCGGCTGCGACGCCGCCCGCATCACCACCTGCCCGCAGACCTTCGCCGATCTCCTCAAGCCCGAGTACAAGGGCAAGGTCGCCCTCAACGGCAACCCCACCAAGTCCGGCTCGGCCTTCGGCGGCGTCTACGCGGCCGCCCTCGCCAACAAGGGCTCCTTCGCCGACATCCAGCCCGGCATCGACTTCTTCGGCCAGCTGAAGAAGTCCGGGAACTTCATCCCGGTCGAGTCCACCCCGGCCACCGTCGAGAAGGGCGAGACGCCCATCTCCATCGACTGGGACTACCTGAACGCCGGCTACGCCGACCAGTTCAAGGGCAAGGGCGTCGACTGGAAGGTCGCCGTCCCCACCGACGGCGTCTACGCCCAGTACTACTCGCAGGCCGTCAACAAGGACGCCCCCCACCCGGCGGCCGCCCGCCTGTGGCTGGAGTTCCTCTACGGTCCCGAGGGCCAGAACCTGTGGCTCAAGGGATACGCCCGCCCGGTCCTGCTCCCCGGGATGACCCAGGACGGCACCGCCGACCAGGCCGCCGTCGCCAAGCTCCCGCAGGTCCAGGGCACCCCGGCCTTCCCCGCCTCCGAGGAGCTCGACAAGGCCAAGGCCATCCTCGCCGAGAAGTGGGACAAGGCCCTCTCCTGATGTCCTCCACCACCGACCCCCGCGCCGCCGACGGCACCCGCCGCCGGCGGCGCGGCCCGCGCACCTGGCTCGCGACCCTCCCGCTGCTCGCCTTCACCGGACTCTGCTTCGGCATCCCGCTCGGCGCCATGGCCTACGGCGCGGTCACCCGCACCGACCCGGCGAGCGGCGCCACCCGGGTCACCGGCGAGCACCTCGCGCGCTCCCTCCAGGGCCCCTACCTCGACTCCCTCATCGGCAGCGTCCAGCTCTCCGCCCTCACCGCACTCGTCGGCGGCGTCCTGGGCGTGGTGATCGCCCAGGCCGTGGTCACCTCCCGCTCGGCGGGCCTGCGCAGCGCCGCGCTGACCGCCTCCGGGGTGCTCGCCAACTTCGGCGGCGTCCCCCTCGCGTTCGCCTTCATCGCCACCGTGGGCATCTCCGGCGTCGTCACCCGGCTCGCCGACCTCACCGACCTCGGCTGGAACCTGTACTCCTTCACCGGTCTCACCGTGGTCTACCTGTACTTCCTGATCCCGCTGATGGTGCTGGTGATCGCCCCGGCGCTGGACGGACTGCGCCCGCAGTGGCGCGAGGCCGCGCAGAACAGCGGGGCCACCGGACGGCAGTTCTGGCGCCATGTCGGCCTGCCCGTGCTCGCGCCCTCCCTGCTCGGCGGGTTCGTGCTGCTCTTCGGGACCGCCTTCGCCGCCCACGCCACGGCCGCGGCCCTCGTCGGAGGCTCCGTCCCCCTGGTCACGCTCAAGATCGCGGACGCGCTGTCCGGGAACGTGCTCACCGGCCAGGAGAACGTGGCGCTCGCCCTCGGCCTCGACATGATCCTGATCGCCGGCCTGGTCATGGCGGTCTACCTGCCCCTCCAGCGACGGAGCGCCCGATGGCTGCGATGACCCCGACCACCCGGTACTCCGACGGCGCCCGGGACACGGGGGAACCGGACGCCGGAGCCCCGGCGCGCACCCCGGCCCGCCGGCCCCGCCGGCCCCGCCCCGGGATCTGGCGCGGCGCCGTCCTCGCCCTCACCGGCGCCTACTTCCTCGTCCCGCTCGTCGCCTCGTTCGTGTTCACCGTGCACGTGCCCGGCCGGGGCATCACCTTCGAGGCGTACACCGAGCTGCTCTCCGCCGACGGCTTCACCGAGAGCCTGCTGCTCTCCCTCGGCCTCGCCGCCGCGACCATCGCCCTGTCGCTGCTGCTCGCCGTGCCCGCGCTGGTGGCCGTACGCATCGGCTCACCGCGGCTGCGCCCGGTCGTCGAGGTCATGTGCATGCTGCCACTGGTGGTGCCGCCGATCGCCCTGGTCACCGGCATCACCACCGTGCTGCGCTGGGGGCCCGAACACCTGTCGCGCACCCCGCTCTACCAGACCTTCATCGCCGTCCAGAACGAGAAGTTCCCCGTCGTCCTGGTCCTCGCCTACACGGTCCTGGCGCTCCCCTTCGTCTACCGCTCGCTCGACGCGGGCCTGCGCGCCGTCGACGTCCCCACCCTGGCCGAGGCCGCCCGCAGCTGCGGCGCGAGCTGGCCGTACGTCGTCCTGCGCGTGCTGCTGCCGAACCTGCGGGCCTCGCTCGCCGGCGCCGCCTTCCTCACCCTGGCGCTGGTGCTCGGCGAGTTCACCATCGCCTCCCTCCTCGGGTTCCGGCCCTTCGCCGTGTG is a window encoding:
- a CDS encoding NAD-dependent epimerase/dehydratase family protein produces the protein MKRILVVGGSRYFGKTLVTRAREAGDEVTVLNRGSGAPPRGVERLVADRDDEEALRAALGGRDFDVVVDQVCYTPLQAAVARRVFAGRTGRYVMTSTMEVYDPATLPAGPADPDPVPVTEASLDPARLPLAAAAVRTSGPRPAYVYAEGKRQAEAVFLRDPVFPYVSVRAAHVLGGGPAEFTGRLAHYVERIGAGTPVDVHEAPYATSFIHHHEMAGFLQWAADETFTGPVNAASHGATDVIALCEAVAARAGRRPRYRVVGPGAAASPFSFDRAYALDSGRASALGFGFGRVADWLPGAIDEVPRAAG
- a CDS encoding YciI family protein, producing MPRFLTMIRIDEQDLPSDEFPPEFEQRMGALLEEITKAGVMLDTAGLLPTSEGTRLSWSGGKISYTDGPFTETKEVVGGYSLTQCKDKAEAIEWTRRFLEIHPVEWKVSAEVREIQEM
- a CDS encoding ABC transporter substrate-binding protein, producing MLSSSARRGAAVLLSAAVLTTLSACGAAPDPKSGGADGAKNGVQPGAATSVADFGSLEALAAAAQKEGELNVIALPPDWANYGEIIKAFEAKYKIKVNSENPDASSSDEIAAVKSRKGQKRAPDVLDLGIAFARSGAAENLFAPYKVTAWDKIPAAQKDADGRWTNDYGGYVSIGCDAARITTCPQTFADLLKPEYKGKVALNGNPTKSGSAFGGVYAAALANKGSFADIQPGIDFFGQLKKSGNFIPVESTPATVEKGETPISIDWDYLNAGYADQFKGKGVDWKVAVPTDGVYAQYYSQAVNKDAPHPAAARLWLEFLYGPEGQNLWLKGYARPVLLPGMTQDGTADQAAVAKLPQVQGTPAFPASEELDKAKAILAEKWDKALS
- a CDS encoding GntR family transcriptional regulator: MSTSAGTARYLEIAEALRRAILSGELPVGAHLPSESDLATRWSASRGTVRQAVATLAAEGLIGSRQGARRIVLRRERRHSFGELNSFAQWAEGLGHRAASRFLSRARRPATAEEADRLALAPGTEILAVLRLRLLDGEPTMVERTAYADWVAAAVEALPVDCRSVMDSLAEGSGVTAHYGEHLIDALPAGSEDARLLQIRRGSPLLRQRHVSATATGRPIEWSDDRYRAGSVTFSVSNSSVATPLERRVGDQ
- a CDS encoding variant leucine-rich repeat-containing protein; the protein is MNHLLCGLAANPALPPELVDRLLTRALEEAGTGPDTERDYADELLHDLTGRTGLRRDQVLALAAYARSTAVPLAYRGTLTAADVDPMSWPYAAVALIDEGRGHPEWPRLLAAHPDSGIRWKLASCPGLPSDVVDLLAADPDVEVVEEVARWTDSPVTARLARHPDPRVRIAVAFNPTTPLEAVLALAEDPELPLQWALSERTDLPQALYARLAADPNDGVRAAYARNPGIGQELIRVLAADPEIEVRRAVAEHPRAPLDLLTELVVGDRAAWNPLPRVAAATPAELTELAGSRHAAVRMLVAQRRDLPAHLRDALAVDPAASVVRAVAAHPGLSEELLRAMVARHGVQVLAAVAANPDASGALLEHLTQHRPGVRRALKEVAKHPHATGPALLACLADRTSRPLAAAHPALPPEAITGLLADEDRWVAEEAAGNPSLPRAVMVELVP
- a CDS encoding RNA polymerase sigma factor; the protein is MSAAQAVEAVFRIESARIIACAARVVRDVGIAEEIAQDALVAALEQWPQEGVPARPGAWLMTTARHRAIDLVRRKETYARKLAEVGRSLEDVPPPAEPADPEDIDDDLLRLIFTSCHPVLATEARIALTLRLMGGLTTQEIARAFLTSEATVAQRIVRAKRSLAKAGVPFEVPYGADRDARLASVLEVIYLVFNEGYSATAGDDLVRPALCEDALRLARVLAALVPGEPEAHGLAALLEFQASRIATRTGPDGEPVLLADQNRSRWNRMLIHRGARELGRAGNGPYSVQAAIAGCHAAAVRYEDTDWPRIAALYGRLVRLVPSPVVELNRAVAVSMAEGPEAALPLVDALAAEPALRAYHLLPSVRGDLLERLGRTEEARAEFERAASLTRNARERTLLLGRAARL
- a CDS encoding condensation domain-containing protein, encoding MRQFPLEMHHMAPGRVVEWRLGSTAAEAADTGDPVGRKASFNQDKHFTVAEESRAADDPVASWVAVTFEVAGPLDEQALAQSLLSFVQRHEVLRCAFRRLAGEVACEPFDPAGLSLEPRQVGAFETSDLLRGFLVERFKRSIDTLSWPLFVMGAVVREDSATVYLAFDHIVCDGMSMPIVAREVSMGYEALCRGEDVELPPAPSYLDFAEEQRRRYLSIDARDERLHYWKAFMGQAGEFFPRFPLDLGVEPGRMYPIVNEASTLLDAAEAEVFEKTCLAADGKPFMGVLASVAVCLREAGGPGVYRGLMPVSERGRETWAHSVGWFVNTLPIEFDASPGRDFAQVMSSVRAGFSEMMSHLDVPFVRAWELLAPEEFAARSWPYPVNFFSYIDMRKCPGAERHDEWRPTTHVWSARANGACSWFQRDTEGLHMNSLYVDTPAARRTMGDFQEALRLTVQEITRSGGFRRPVALTAPRRPVGTPLDVAGFARLG
- a CDS encoding LysR family transcriptional regulator — its product is MIDVHRLRVLRAVAEHGSFNRAAGALLLTPSAVSQHIAALERAVGHPVAVRSTRGVTLTEPGRLLVEAAESISAELDQVRHAIDRLTAERPRLTVATFTSGGRHLLPAALTGFVEAHPEVELTVLESEPDGAAAMVRAGAADLALAYRFDGPPPVRPGERPGLDWVPLMEDPLWLVLPPGHRLADRPSVDLAELGADRWVLGCLRTEAFLRRYAELAGFDLRVAASTTDYFFAQTLVAAGVGVSLVPHVSLSPTGESTAVRIEPPRPARHIGLVLPRRRRPHPHTRALAAALTAAAASPRTPAGERP
- a CDS encoding ABC transporter permease, yielding MSSTTDPRAADGTRRRRRGPRTWLATLPLLAFTGLCFGIPLGAMAYGAVTRTDPASGATRVTGEHLARSLQGPYLDSLIGSVQLSALTALVGGVLGVVIAQAVVTSRSAGLRSAALTASGVLANFGGVPLAFAFIATVGISGVVTRLADLTDLGWNLYSFTGLTVVYLYFLIPLMVLVIAPALDGLRPQWREAAQNSGATGRQFWRHVGLPVLAPSLLGGFVLLFGTAFAAHATAAALVGGSVPLVTLKIADALSGNVLTGQENVALALGLDMILIAGLVMAVYLPLQRRSARWLR